A single window of Desulfovibrio sp. G11 DNA harbors:
- a CDS encoding FmdB family zinc ribbon protein yields the protein MKSPSDQGEEPCPKCGAASPRIMSQTSFVLKGGGWYVDDYGYRKGIKEEGGASSSSSPSPAEASPAAPTAPAPAAAPAAAPATPAPAAGPAKTDS from the coding sequence GTGAAAAGTCCCTCCGATCAGGGCGAAGAGCCTTGCCCCAAGTGCGGCGCGGCCTCTCCGCGCATAATGTCGCAGACATCTTTTGTGCTCAAGGGGGGCGGCTGGTACGTTGATGACTATGGCTATCGCAAGGGCATAAAGGAAGAAGGCGGCGCGTCCTCTTCCTCTTCTCCCTCTCCGGCGGAGGCCTCTCCGGCCGCGCCGACCGCACCCGCACCTGCCGCCGCCCCGGCGGCCGCTCCCGCAACCCCGGCCCCTGCTGCCGGCCCCGCGAAAACGGATTCATGA
- the purB gene encoding adenylosuccinate lyase, which produces MIERYTRPEMDRIWTLKNRYQAWLDVELAVCRAWSEMGRIPAEAVAVICDKAAIDVDRILEIEEVTRHDVIAFLTSLEEKVGPDARYIHLGCTSSDIVDTANALLLVQAGELILKDIRGLLGSIESLARRHKGVLCMGRTHGIHAEPTSFGLKMAGFYAEFSRHLARVEAGLESVRVGKISGAVGTYAFLSPELEARALGHLGLGVDPHSTQIIQRDRYAHFFTSLAILGGGIERLCVELRHLQRTEVLEVEEGFARGQKGSSAMPHKKNPISAENMTGLSRLLRTNALAALENQALWHERDISHSSVERVIMPDSTILADYILARLTRLLDGLVVKPDRMRENMDRSFGLYFSQRVLTALVSGGLPRQQAYEAVQRLAMQSWESRVPFPDLVRADADMSSRLGEAALKDLFDPSYYLQHEDEIFARVFAESPARA; this is translated from the coding sequence ATGATCGAACGCTATACCCGCCCGGAAATGGACCGTATATGGACTTTGAAAAACCGCTATCAGGCATGGCTTGACGTTGAGCTGGCCGTTTGCCGGGCGTGGAGCGAAATGGGCCGGATCCCGGCCGAGGCCGTTGCCGTCATCTGCGACAAGGCTGCCATTGATGTGGACCGCATTCTCGAAATCGAGGAAGTAACCCGCCATGACGTCATCGCCTTTCTGACCTCGCTGGAAGAAAAGGTAGGGCCGGATGCGCGCTACATCCACCTGGGCTGCACCTCATCAGATATTGTGGACACGGCCAACGCCCTGCTGCTGGTGCAGGCGGGCGAACTGATTCTCAAAGACATACGCGGGCTTCTGGGCAGCATTGAATCGCTGGCCCGGCGCCACAAGGGTGTGCTGTGCATGGGCCGCACCCACGGCATCCACGCGGAACCCACCAGCTTCGGCCTCAAGATGGCCGGTTTTTACGCCGAATTTTCGCGTCATCTGGCGCGGGTGGAAGCCGGGCTTGAGAGCGTGCGCGTGGGCAAGATATCGGGCGCGGTGGGCACATACGCCTTTTTGTCGCCCGAACTGGAAGCGCGCGCCCTGGGCCATCTGGGCCTTGGGGTTGATCCGCACTCCACCCAGATCATCCAGCGCGACCGCTACGCCCACTTCTTTACCTCTCTGGCGATTCTGGGCGGCGGCATAGAGCGCCTTTGTGTGGAACTGCGCCATCTGCAGCGCACCGAGGTGCTGGAAGTGGAAGAGGGCTTTGCCAGAGGGCAGAAAGGCTCCTCGGCCATGCCGCACAAAAAGAACCCCATTTCGGCAGAAAACATGACCGGGCTTTCACGCCTGCTGCGTACCAACGCCCTTGCCGCTCTGGAAAACCAGGCTCTCTGGCATGAGCGCGACATCAGCCATTCGTCGGTAGAGCGCGTTATCATGCCCGATTCCACCATACTGGCCGACTACATTCTTGCGCGCCTTACCCGCCTTCTGGACGGCCTTGTGGTCAAGCCCGACCGCATGCGCGAAAATATGGACCGTTCTTTTGGCCTGTATTTTTCGCAGCGTGTGCTCACGGCGCTTGTGTCCGGCGGGCTGCCGCGCCAGCAGGCCTACGAGGCCGTGCAGCGTCTTGCCATGCAGAGCTGGGAAAGCCGCGTGCCTTTCCCCGATCTTGTGCGCGCCGATGCGGATATGAGCAGCCGTCTGGGCGAAGCCGCCCTGAAAGACCTTTTTGATCCTTCCTATTACCTGCAACACGAAGATGAAATTTTCGCCCGCGTGTTTGCTGAAAGCCCTGCCCGGGCCTAG